Genomic segment of Phaenicophaeus curvirostris isolate KB17595 chromosome 26, BPBGC_Pcur_1.0, whole genome shotgun sequence:
GCCCCCGGTGCCCAGGCCCCTCCCGGagccggcggggcggggcgggggcggagCGGCAGCCCCTCCCGGAGCCGGGATCCGCACCTGCGAGGGGCCCGGGGCGGCGGGACGATGCCGGTGATGAAGGGGCTGCTGGCGCCGCAGAACACGTTCCTGGACACCATCGCCACCCGCTTCGATGGCACACGtagggcggcggggggggggcggggggcggcgctCGGACCGGTACCGGGGCCCCTACGTGCCCTCTGGGGGGTCCCGGGACCCCCCGTGTCGGTGTTGGGCTCCAGCACCCCCCCCGTTCCCTGTTTCCGTGACCAGCATCGATGCTCCGGGGTCCCCTCCCGTGTCCGCAGCTGCGCTCGATGCTCCGGGACCCCCCGTGTCGGGGCTCGGCGCTCCCAGACCCACCCCGTTCCCCATATCGGTGTCGGGGCTCGGGGCTCCGGGACGCCCCCCGTGTCCGGGACTGGGCTCGGTGCTCCGGGACCCCCTCGTCTCGGGGCTCGGGGCTCCGGGACCCGCCGTTCCCCGTTTCCGTGGCCGGGATGGATGCTCCGGGATCCCCCTCCCGTGTCCGTGTCGCTGCTCGGTGCTCCGGGACCCCCCATTCCCCGGGTCGGTATCGGGGCTCGGGGCTCCCGGccgcccccccccaacccccggCCCCGTTCGGGGCTCCGGTTCCCGGTGTCCGGGCGGTTCAGCACCACGGACAGAGCCCTcgccgcgggggggggggggggggcggggggagaggggggttggggggcttggggagaCCCCGGGATGGGTTTGCATGGCCGGGACCCCCCTCCAGGCCGCCCCAGGGCTCCCCAAGGACCCATCTcagccccatcctgcacccAGACCCGTGGTcctggggtggagggggggaTGATGCGGGTCGTGGCTGGCCCCGCGGAGGTCGGGGTgcagccccaggagcccccagATTTGGGGTCTTTGGGGAGCATGTGGGGCACAGGCTGAGCTCGTCGCCCTGCAGCCCgcggtgctgctgctgcagacctCGCGGGGTCTCCGGGGCCCCCCAGTGCCGCCCAGCACGAACCCCCAGTTAGCAAAGCTCCAGTCTGCGCGGGGTCACAGCCCCGGgcgggggggcactgggggcagtGGGTTTTGGGAGGGGTGACTCTTGTGCTACCCCAGCACTGCATGTTTTACGGCTCCTTCCCGCAGCTGGAGGTGCTGGCGTGGCCCTCGGAGCTGGGCTCCCCTCCGTGTCCGTGTCCGTCTGCTGGGGACAGGATGGATTAAGGCCCTGGCATGTTGAGGAGCGGATCATGCCGGGGCGCTGCGTGGCAGCTCCTGGCACCGCTGGCACCGCGCAGCCGCCCGAGGACAGGCTGTGCTCAGGGCTCACCCCACGTTCCCCCAGAATCGCTCGGAGCAGGAGCCTCCCGGGCTGAGTATGCCTCACCTTGCTGGCATGGGAACGATGCCGGGAGCTTGGGGCATCTCCCGTGGCACCGGCTGCCCCCTTGGGTATTCCCTGGCTGCAGTGCCAAGCTGACTCCTGGCCTGGTGTGGCACAGGGTGTTGTTTGCCTGTAGGAGCTCTCATCTGGGGTGTTACCTTTGAGATTCAATGCATCACGAGGCAGGCAGCCCCCCGAAGCCCTCCAGCTCAGGCTGAGCTGCACCCAGAGGTGCCAGGGCTGAGCCGCACGGTCCTTCGCTAGTGATGCTGTGCTAGGGCAGAGGCCAAGCGTGGCCCCAGCATCCACGTCCTCAGCAGGATCGTGCTCTGCTGAGCTGGCCAGGAGTTCTGAGAGttcccccagctctgctgtggtgTTAGCAAAgcccccaggagcagcagggaccagtgtccccagctctgctggcccTGGGCTTCCCAGGGCTGGATTTGGCTCTCTGAGGAACCCCCTGAACTGCTGCAACCCCCTGATGCAAAGCCCTGGGAATTTGCCCCTAGGAGATGAGATCTGCCCCGCAGCGTGGTGGCGGCACCCTGCCTTCAGCCCTGCCAACCTGCCTCCCGGGCACTTTTAAACAGTGTCCAGCTTTGAAGGTTTGATGTATCTCTTATCGGCTTTATCTGCCATGGAGAGGGGCTTTAGCTACAGTGATACACCGTGCGAGTTAACCCTGCCTCTCCCGCGCAGCTGCTGCCCTCTGAGCCCAGGGGTGCCCGTCCGGACAGGCTGAGCCCCCCAGGGCTGCACCCCCCTGCTCCGCAGAGCTGATCCCAAAtgccagcctttttttttttttctttttctaataacACATCCTGGACAACGCAGTAATCCTGGCTCCCCAGAGCCAAAATCTGGCCTTAGTCACAGCTTCAAGCTATTTTTGCCTCTCCAAGCTAATCCTGGGCTGAGCCGTGCTGTGGTGGCCCCGCTGCACCCCCGTCGTACCAGGGCTGCCTGTGGCTgccaccccctcctccccgcaACCTCCTCTGCCCTtgccctgccctggcacagctcagctGGGGATGCTCGGGGGCTGGAACCTGCTGCGGGCTCCCCTCCTTCATTAGGAGGCAGGGCAAGACCACGCCTGCCGGATCCCAGTGCTGGGAtgatggggatttggggtgctgggctgggaCCTCATGGGCTGGGGACCGTGTCAGGGCTGGGGACAACCCGAAGTGCCCTCGCCGGGTGCAAACACAGCCCGCGCCGGCTGTACACCCCGTTTCCTTGGCACCCTTTTAGCACAAGGCCATCTGTCCCGCTGGCACGGAGCCTGCAGCAGGGACCCACGGTGGCCCTGGGGGCAGAGCCCTCGCCCGGGTTGGGGGCTGCGAGGGGAAAGCGGCTGTTCTGCATCGGGATGGGGTGCGGTGCTGGCAAGGGCTCTCCTCTGCCTGCCGCCGGCTCCCTGCTCAGGCAGAGGTGATGCCAGGGAGGCCTCACACAGTGCTGTGAGAGACAAGGATGCTGTGTTTCCCCTGGGCCTCCGTGCTGGCGCAGCGTGGGGACCTGGCTCACCTCGGGCTCTGCGATTTTCTCCCAGCCTCTTGGCAGGTGGCATCACGGTGCCAAGCCTGGACTGGAGGTTCCGGCACCAGAGCCCAGAGCTCTGGGCTGGCAGCGCCCGGCTGGGTTTGCTTCTGCGCCCGCTAAGCTGCCTGAGCCCCGGCGGGAGGTGGGAGCGGCAGATGGAGAGGGGGAGGCGTGAATTGCCTCGCTTGGGATGGTGTCTCTGGTGATGGGAGCcgggagctggagctgggctcCTTCGCTTTCCAGCATGTGGGGCTGCCCAGGATGGGTCCTTGGAGGGAGGGGGGCAGTGGATGGGCCAGCTCTGGGAACAACCAGAGACACGGCTCCTCATCCCAGAGGGATGCATGGGGGTCTGGGAGGGATGGGCTCCCCTTCACGCCCCTCAGAGTGGCCTCAAGCCCTCAGCGGGGGCTGCATCTCCTTACAGACAGCAACTTCATCCTGGCCAACGCGCAGGTCCGCCAAGGCTTCCCCATCGTCTACTGCTCCGACGGCTTCTGCGACCTCACCGGCTTCGCCCGCACCGAGGTCATGCAGAAGAACTGCAGCTGCCGCTTCCTCTACGGGGCCGAGACCAGCGAGCCCGTCCTGCAGCGCATCGAGAAGGTGCTGGATGGCAGGCAGGAGTACCAGACCGAGGTCTGCTTCTACAAGAAGGGTGGTGAGTGGTGCATGGGGCTGGGACCTGCATGCTACTCCGGCTGGGACTCAGCCCCGTGTGGGTCCTAGGTTGAGGCCACCGAAGAGCGGTGGGGCTGTCCTGCCTTCACCACCCCTTCTCCTCCACGCAGGAGCCGCGTTCTGGTGCCTGTTGGACATCATGCCCATCAAGAACGAGAAGGGAGAGGTGgtgctcttccttttctccttcaaggACATCACAGAGAGCCGGGGCAGGAGCCATCCGAGCGAAAAGAAGGAGGGTGAGCAGTGtctgtgggatggggacaggattTGGGGAGCAGAGTGGGTGCATGGCAAAGGGACTCCCAGCTCCTGGCTGGGTCCTTCCTGACCCATGCGAGGAGGGGTCCCCGAAGTGGCTCCCACTAACCCAGCGTGTCCTGTCcactgcagagaagcagaggagcAAGAAACCTGGGAGCTCACGCCTGCGGGCGGCACAGAGGCAGGGTCGGACGGTGCTGCACCGGCTCAGCAGCCAGCTTCCCAGGAGGGACCGCAGCGAGATGAAAATCAACCGTGTAAGGACTTGTGGGAGCCCTAAGCTTCGCCTGGTGCCtcctgggctggggctgcgggTGGGCTGGTGGGGCTAcagctctcccagtcccagtcctGCAGCAGAGCCCAGTCCCACTGGGATGCTGTGCCGTACACGCACCTCATCGGCCTCTCCAGGCACCAAAACACCCTCCAACCCCAGCACCTGCACCGTCATCCAGGGTGCAACTGCAatttgctggcagcagcagagagcagcgGGTGGCTGCGTGGAGAGCAGCTCTTCTGGCAGCTCTTGCAAGGTTGTCTCGCACTTTAGCTGTCAGGAAAACCTGCCTGCTCGCGGCACAGCCAAGCTGGCCCTGGGGAGCGCCGGGAGCGCCGTTaccaggctgcagcagccacaAGCCGGTGAGCGCTGGggtttccagcagcagcagggaccagCATCATCGCTGTGCCAGCCCAGCTGCGTGGCTGCGGTGCCCCCGCGCAGGGTCCCTGGGCACGGCCGCAGCGATGGGCGCTGCCTGCAGATTGGGGCCAGGACAGGGGGTGGCCAAGGTCCCAGAGCTGGctggttggtctcttctcccaagtgataggggatagggatgagaagaaatggcctcaggttgtgtcAGGgcaagtttagattggacatcaggagaaatttcttcactggaagggttctcaggcactggcagaggctgcccagggaggtggtggagtccccatgcctggaggggtttgaaagatgggtagatgaggagctcagggatatgatttaatagCAGCCAGATACGGCTGGACTTGacggtctcaaaggtcttttccaacctagggattctataattctaagcAGGCAAGGAGTCTGAGTGTGCCTGTCCTGAACTGTggtggctggaggtgctgggacagggatggacCTTGCTCTCCCCTTGCCGAGGCTAAGCTCCAGCTGCCCCCAACAGCGTCGTGTCCCTGCAGAGGGTGGTGGTGGCTCTGCCTCATCCCGTGGGTTGGCACCTGGGGTGgctctgagcagcagctggcagTGCCACTGGATTACCTTTAATAGCATTAGCGCAGCGTTAATTTATGTGCTGTAATTGGGCATTCTGTGCCCATCTCTGAGGGTGACCTCGGCGCAGCCCATGTGCCCCACTGGAAATGTGCGTCCATACCCCTGGAACTGGGAGCTGTCAGCTAGGagggccatggagatgatctgagagctggagcagctcctgcatgaggacaggctgagagagttggagttgttcagcctgcagaagagaaggctccagggagaccttagagcagcttccaggactgaaaggggctccaggaaagctggggaggggctctggatcagggagtgcagggataggatgagggggaatggttttcagctgaaagaggggagattgagatgagatcttagggagaaatgttctcctgtgagggtggggaggccctggcccaggctgcccagagcaggggtggctgccccatccctggaggggttcaaggccaggttggatggggcttggagcccctgatccagggggaggtgtccctgcccatggcaggggtggaactggatgggctttgaggtcccttgcaacccaaactgttccattaTTCTGCGAGTCAGGAGGAGGGGGGACTGTGGTGACCTCCACCCCTTCGTTTGGGATGGcccctgtgccatctgtgttcCACCTTGCTGCTTGCTCCCCCAGAACGTGTTTGAGAACAAGCCGTCCATCCCCGAGTACAAAGTGGCCTCGGTGCAGAAGTCCCGCTTCATCCTGCTCCACTATAGCATCTTCAAGGCCCTCTGGGACTGGctgatcctgctggccacctTCTACGTGGCTGTCACCGTCCCCTACAACGTCTGCTTCACAGGCACGGAGGACAGCCTCTCGGCCGCCCGCAGCACCATCGTCAGCGACATCGCAGTCGAGATGCTCTTCATCCTGGGTAGGTCCGTGCCTGGGGCTGAGCACCCGCGTGAGATGTGGGGGATGAGACCAGAGGAGCCGACCTTAGGGGTGATGGAGAAGGGAGCTGGCACCActttgctcctgctgctggtgctgagcaccccGGGATTGGGGTCTGGATCGGATTCAGACCCCGGCTCAGCTCCCCTGGCCACGGTGGGGGTGGTGAGGGCTGATCCTGCTCTCCCCGAGGCAGACATCATCCTGAATTTCCGCACGACGTACGTGAGCCAGTCGGGCCAGGTGGTGTACGAGCCCCGCTCCATCTGCATCCATTACGTGGCCACCTGGTTCTTCGTGGATCTCATCGCCGCTCTGCCCTTCGATCTGCTCTACGTCTTCAACGTCACCGTGGTGAGTGCTGCGGGTGGGGGGCAGCAGGGCGCAGGCAGCGCCTTTTGCAAGGGTCCGTGCCTTGGGTCTGGGGGCAGCACGGGGAAGCAGCGAGGGCAGTGATAGCAGGAAGCCTCCCACGCAGCTTAATTCACCCAGAGGCTCCACAAACGACAGCAAATGCCAGAGCAGCGCTCAGGGTGCTGCAGGCAAGCGCCTCGCTtgcacccagcacccagcaccagTGCACTTGAGCTCTGCCCAGGCTGTGGAGCAGCTCCACATCCCAGGACAAGTGCCTGGTGCGCACAAACCATCGCAGCGAGAGGCTCTGGTAGTGCTCTGGGTGCTCACACGTGTGGGCACGCGGGGTTATATGTTGGTGATGAAGGCAGGTctcagcctgagcctccccggGCTCTCGAGGGGCTGCGCAGCGCAGAGGGTGCGATGAGCAGCGCTGCTGGCACCAACCCCTTCCCATCCTCCGCTAattggggcagggaggggaggagggtggCGAGTGCCGAGGCTGTAATTACTCTTATTGGAGTGTGCAGGGAGGATAAGGGCACTTGGGGCTGGAACTGCCCCCCGTGAGAAAAACCCGGCTCTGCTTGTGCCTTGGCGATGCCGCCTGGCAGGAAAACAGCTGTGGCCACAGCCAGGGCCACCGCTGGCTCCGCCGGGGCTGGGCGAGCCGGGGGGCTTGGGCACAAGCAGCACTTCCCTGCAAGAGGTGGCCAAGCGATTGAGGTCTCAGTGTTGCGGCTACAGGCTGGGCAGCCCTGACAGGGAGCCCCTGGGCAGCGGGGAGCGGTGGGAGCGGGTCTGTGCTGAGCCGCTTCGCTGGGGTCAGACCCAGCGGTTGCTCTGCGCCTGCCCGACCCACAACCCTGGGCTCCTGCAGATCAGCTTTCTGCCTGCATGGCTTCACCAAACGCAGCTTCCGATAGCAAAGCCATtgccctccctcctgcccctcacctccctgcctctctccagcaccccaaatctcCCAGGGCGATTCAAAACCTCCCAAGGTGGTTCGGTGCCCTGACAAGCTGTGCTCCCAGCTGCCTTTTGGATGCTGGAGGCCGCTGGGGGACGAGCTCTTCCCAGTCAGCCCCGTAGCCCACGACCCTCCTGGCAGCTGTGGGGAGGGATGAAGGGTCCCTGCTCCAGGGGGAGGCAGGGGGTCCCTCCCTGCCTGTGCCTCCAGCAGGGTTCACACgcctgccctgctccccagaCCTCGCTGGTTCACCTGCTGAAGACGGTGCGGCTGCTGCGGCTGCTGCGGCTGCTGCAGAAGCTGGACCGCTACTCGCAGTACAGCGCCATGGTGCTCACCCTGCTCATGTCCATGTTCGCGCTGCTGGCCCACTGGATGGCCTGCATCTGGTACGTCATCGGCCGCAAGGAGTTGGAGAGCAACGACCCCCAGACCTGGGACATCGGTGAGCGGAGCACACTGGggtggagaggggagagggcagAGCCGCGGGACGGGCAGCAGCGGGGTCTACAGCCCTCCTGGGTGGCTCCTGCCTGTGAAGCGAGGCCAGGGCGGGGATGGGAGCCGTGCTGAGCCCGTCCGCAAGCGCTAACCCCCGGCTGTGCTTGGCAGGCTGGCTGCACGAGCTGGGCAAGAGGCTGGAGGCTCCCTACATCAACAACTCAGTGGGGGGCCCCTCCATCCGCAGCGCCTACATCGCCTCCCTCTACTTCACCCTCAGCAGCCTGACCAGCGTGGGCTTCGGCAACGTCTGCGCCAACACCGACGCCGAGAAGATCTTCTCCATCTGCACCATGCTCATCGGGGGTgaggcggggagcggggcagggcttggggggctcctTCGGTGGCTGCTGGAGTGGTGGGTGCGGGTCCCCACGCAAGGCAGGGCGCGAGGGGGAGGCGATGAACGTCTGTGCCCGGTGGGacagccctgcagctggggaTAGCGGAGATGCCTGCTGTGACGAACCCTCAGCCCCACGCTGCTGGTGGGGCAGAGCCTAGGACCCCAAATgccgcagcccccagcccagccgGCCCCTCGCTGGGCCTGACGCTGCCCTCCCGGTGCCCAGCGCTGATGCACGCCGTCGTCTTCGGCAACGTCACCGCCATCATCCAGCGCATGTACTCGCGCCGCTCGCTCTACCACACCCGCATGAAGGACCTCAAGGACTTCATCCGTGTCCACcgcctgccccagcagctcAAGCAGAGGATGCTGGAGTACTTCCAGACCACCTGGTCCGTGAACAACGGCATCGATGCTAACGAGGTAGGAGGTGtgggctgctccagccccctgccctgcGCCCAGCGATGGGGCAAGAGCGTGCAGGGccgtgtgtgtttgtgtgcacgtgtgtgcaGATGTGGACGTGTCCATGCTCTGATGCTGCAAGGACCAGAACTGGGTGCCATGACTGAAGGAGTCGGAGAATAAGTCTTAAGAGGAgtgctgagggaacaggggctgtttagcttagagaaaaggaggctgaggggagaactgtcactgtctacaactacctgaaaggaggttgtagtgatgtgggtgctggtctcttctcccaaataacaagcgatgggatgagaggaaacagcctcaagttgtgccacgggaggtttagattgggcaTTGGGAAAAATCCTTCACTGAAATCCTTCACTGGAcatggctgcccagggaggttgttgagtctccatccctggagggatttaaaagccaggtagacaaggtgctcagggatggtttagtagtggacaggtacggttggactcagtaatctccaaggtcttttccaactaaatgGTTCTATGAGCGGGGCAGATTCCTGCCAGCCTAGGGGGCAGGACAGGCACACGGAGCAGAGACGACCCACCACCACAGCCAGAGCTGTCCTGCGTGGGCCAGCCGGGACTGCTGGGCTCTGCCGAGGCAGCTGAGCAGCGAGATGCTTCCATGTGGGAAGGCTGCTCCCTGCCAGCCACACCCCAGCACCCCGGCACCgttctctgcagctgctgcacgACTTCCCCGATGAGCTGCGTGCGGACGTGGCCATGCACCTCAACAAGGACATCCTGCAGCTGCCCGTCTTCGAGACGGCCAGCCGGGGCTGCCTCCGCTCCCTCTCGCTCCACATCAAGACCTCGTTCTGCGCCCCGGGGGAGTACCTGCTGCGCCAGGGCGACGCGCTGCAGGCCAACTACTTTGTCTGCTCCGGCTCCCTCGAGGTCCTGAAGGACAACGTGGTCCTGGCCATCCTGGGTGAGGGAAGGCGGTGTGggctctcccccagccccttctgctGCCCAGCCGGGCACGGACCCCGAGGTTCACGTTGTTGGGCGACCCCTCCTGCAGGCAAAGGGGATTTGATCGGCGCCGACCTGTGCAGCACGGACCAAGTGATCAAAACCAACGCGGACGTGAAGGCGCTGACCTACTGCGACCTGCAGTACATCGGGCTGCGGGGGCTCTGCGAGGTGCTGCAGCTCTACCCCGAGTACGCCAGCAAGTTCACGGTAGACATCCACCAGGACCTGACCTTCAACCTGCGGGAGGGCAGCGAGATGGAGGTGGGTGCGTGTCCTCCCTCGCAGGCCCGTTCCCACCCTCGCAGCCCCGGAGGCTGGAACAGGGCTGAGGCCACAGGAGGGGATCTTATCCACCCCCTGCTCCTGGTCTCCAGGCTCCGAGGCTGGGGTGGGCGCTGTGGCTGTGCCACCCTGGCCATGCAGGTACGTCCCATCCTGGCTCCTCTCAGCTCCATGCAACCCAGGAAATTGGAAGGAAGAGTATTGGCAatgcaggaggctgaggaggatGGAGGGCTTGGAAGAGGAGGATTGCGGGCTTGGAAatgggggtggaagggaccatgGGCACCCTGGGACAGCCAGCCAGGGCAGGACCCCTCCAgagtgctgggagctgccaggTTCAGTTATGCTGCCAACTTCGGCAGCTGGGGGGGGtgttctgctgcagaaatagCTCTGCGGCTCTTTCCCTCCCCCAtctctgctgctggctctgcactGGTGGCTAGAGGCTCCTTTAGAGCATCTACCTCAGGCACCCACCACCTCCAGGCCCTGTATGAGGGGGTGAGAGGTTGCTCTCTA
This window contains:
- the KCNH4 gene encoding voltage-gated delayed rectifier potassium channel KCNH4, with protein sequence MPVMKGLLAPQNTFLDTIATRFDGTHSNFILANAQVRQGFPIVYCSDGFCDLTGFARTEVMQKNCSCRFLYGAETSEPVLQRIEKVLDGRQEYQTEVCFYKKGGAAFWCLLDIMPIKNEKGEVVLFLFSFKDITESRGRSHPSEKKEEKQRSKKPGSSRLRAAQRQGRTVLHRLSSQLPRRDRSEMKINRNVFENKPSIPEYKVASVQKSRFILLHYSIFKALWDWLILLATFYVAVTVPYNVCFTGTEDSLSAARSTIVSDIAVEMLFILDIILNFRTTYVSQSGQVVYEPRSICIHYVATWFFVDLIAALPFDLLYVFNVTVTSLVHLLKTVRLLRLLRLLQKLDRYSQYSAMVLTLLMSMFALLAHWMACIWYVIGRKELESNDPQTWDIGWLHELGKRLEAPYINNSVGGPSIRSAYIASLYFTLSSLTSVGFGNVCANTDAEKIFSICTMLIGALMHAVVFGNVTAIIQRMYSRRSLYHTRMKDLKDFIRVHRLPQQLKQRMLEYFQTTWSVNNGIDANELLHDFPDELRADVAMHLNKDILQLPVFETASRGCLRSLSLHIKTSFCAPGEYLLRQGDALQANYFVCSGSLEVLKDNVVLAILGKGDLIGADLCSTDQVIKTNADVKALTYCDLQYIGLRGLCEVLQLYPEYASKFTVDIHQDLTFNLREGSEMEGLCRYSRSPRLSQAPQPRPESGATPEKSLPSILEDEEEPDEVFQYSPTTITRRKLLLPQLSSPAHRGSLSSLLGDELCQISALRRNCRSPARCSQGRSPSPQCRRDARLPEREGGAGRRLPKLLIPSLHANGPPDLSPRVVDGIEDNGGTSEPQAFSFNVDPLLQSAARDSPTSGTDTSSPALVVEAEEIKQNIRRLNQEINHLNQEVSHLSRELQRMMELLQGRLGDPQPLTCPCHLPVAALLPLRPSAAVPPSPPPAPPSSHSSPCASPRVKCCPVRSRSAHAAASPAVPAWLCAEGPCPLQGDSSPSPDPSQASDSQPPWLPPRSAHSFPGCSVSGRPRAHLQPRSSSTSSH